In Zingiber officinale cultivar Zhangliang chromosome 8B, Zo_v1.1, whole genome shotgun sequence, a single genomic region encodes these proteins:
- the LOC122016125 gene encoding xyloglucan galactosyltransferase KATAMARI1 homolog isoform X1 — protein sequence MRRRSSTSRHQEEMEKANGKPPPMRLCLLATLSAMFWIMIFYFHFAVLSGKPDADQSVLYSSSSNHHPEAYEMLKLAKMDQGLKGFPFTRALRTIENKSDPCGGRYIYVHDLPSRFNTDMLTDCRKLSLWTNMCKFTSNVGMGPPLEDADGVFSNTGWYATNQFAVDVIFNNRMKQYDCLTKDSSIAAAVFVPFYAGFDIARYLWGYNISVRDAASLELVDWLMKRPEWSVMGGRDHFLVAGRITWDFRRLTDNETNWGNKLLFLPATRNMSMLVVEASPWNANDFGIPYPTYFHPAKDADVFIWQDRMRKLKRKYLFSFAGAPRPDNPESIRGQIIDQCRNSKICKLLECDLGESKCHSPSSIMKMFQSSLFCLQPQGDSYTRRSAFDSMLAGCIPVFFHPGSAYIQYIWHLPRNYSTYSVFIPEDDIRKRNVSIEERLKQISPDIIKQMRETVIGLIPKLIYADPRSKMETLKDAFDVSVQAVIDRVTKLRKDMIEGREDKEFIEENSWKYALLEGGQRTVGAHEWDPFFSKLKDTNGDSASSSAEAAKNSWKNEQRSQA from the coding sequence ATGAGACGGCGATCGTCCACCTCCAGGCATCAGGAGGAGATGGAGAAGGCCAATGGTAAGCCTCCGCCTATGCGGTTGTGTTTATTGGCAACTCTATCTGCCATGTTCTGGATCATGATCTTTTACTTTCACTTTGCCGTTCTCAGCGGCAAACCTGATGCCGATCAATCTGTTCTTTACTCCTCTTCTTCCAACCACCACCCGGAAGCATATGAAATGCTCAAACTGGCCAAGATGGATCAAGGTCTCAAGGGATTTCCTTTCACACGAGCCCTTCGGACGATAGAGAACAAGAGTGATCCGTGCGGTGGGAGGTACATCTACGTCCATGATCTTCCTTCGAGGTTCAATACCGACATGCTCACCGATTGTAGAAAGTTGAGCCTTTGGACCAATATGTGCAAGTTCACAAGTAATGTCGGTATGGGACCTCCACTAGAGGATGCTGATGGAGTTTTCTCGAATACAGGATGGTATGCTACTAATCAATTTGCAGTCGATGTGATCTTCAACAACCGAATGAAACAGTATGATTGCTTGACAAAAGATTCATCCATTGCCGCTGCTGTTTTTGTGCCTTTCTATGCTGGGTTCGACATAGCTCGATATCTTTGGGGATACAATATATCAGTCAGGGATGCTGCATCACTTGAATTGGTTGATTGGCTCATGAAGAGGCCTGAGTGGAGTGTGATGGGGGGTAGAGACCATTTCTTGGTGGCTGGGAGGATCACTTGGGATTTTAGAAGATTGACTGATAATGAAACCAATTGGGGGAACAAACTTTTGTTCTTGCCAGCCACAAGAAACATGTCGATGCTAGTAGTGGAGGCAAGCCCATGGAATGCTAATGATTTTGGGATACCATATCCTACTTACTTTCACCCGGCGAAGGATGCTGATGTTTTCATTTGGCAGGACAGGATGAGGAAATTGAAGCGGAAGTATCTCTTTTCATTTGCCGGTGCACCACGTCCCGACAATCCAGAGTCAATTAGAGGCCAGATCATAGACCAGTGCAGAAATTCCAAGATCTGTAAATTGTTGGAGTGTGACCTTGGGGAGAGCAAGTGTCACTCTCCAAGCAGCATAATGAAGATGTTCCAGAGTTCTTTGTTTTGCTTACAACCTCAGGGAGATTCTTATACAAGGAGATCGGCTTTCGACTCAATGTTAGCTGGCTGCATACCTGTTTTCTTCCATCCTGGATCTGCATATATACAATATATATGGCATCTCCCAAGAAACTACTCAACTTATTCTGTATTTATCCCCGAGGACGACATTAGAAAGAGGAATGTCAGCATTGAAGAGAGGTTAAAGCAAATCTCCCCGGACATCATCAAACAAATGCGAGAAACAGTTATAGGTCTTATTCCGAAGTTGATTTACGCCGACCCTAGATCTAAAATGGAGACTCTAAAGGATGCCTTTGATGTGTCTGTACAAGCAGTCATTGACAGAGTTACAAAACTGAGAAAGGACATGATTGAAGGCCGAGAAGATAAGGAGTTCATCGAAGAGAACAGCTGGAAGTATGCTTTGTTAGAGGGTGGGCAGAGAACAGTTGGGGCACATGAATGGGATCCTTTCTTTTCTAAGCTGAAGGACACTAATGGAGATTCAGCTTCTTCATCTGCTGAAGCTGCCAAGAATTCCTGGAAGAATGAACAAAGAAGTCAGGCTTGA
- the LOC122016125 gene encoding xyloglucan galactosyltransferase KATAMARI1 homolog isoform X2 encodes MLKLAKMDQGLKGFPFTRALRTIENKSDPCGGRYIYVHDLPSRFNTDMLTDCRKLSLWTNMCKFTSNVGMGPPLEDADGVFSNTGWYATNQFAVDVIFNNRMKQYDCLTKDSSIAAAVFVPFYAGFDIARYLWGYNISVRDAASLELVDWLMKRPEWSVMGGRDHFLVAGRITWDFRRLTDNETNWGNKLLFLPATRNMSMLVVEASPWNANDFGIPYPTYFHPAKDADVFIWQDRMRKLKRKYLFSFAGAPRPDNPESIRGQIIDQCRNSKICKLLECDLGESKCHSPSSIMKMFQSSLFCLQPQGDSYTRRSAFDSMLAGCIPVFFHPGSAYIQYIWHLPRNYSTYSVFIPEDDIRKRNVSIEERLKQISPDIIKQMRETVIGLIPKLIYADPRSKMETLKDAFDVSVQAVIDRVTKLRKDMIEGREDKEFIEENSWKYALLEGGQRTVGAHEWDPFFSKLKDTNGDSASSSAEAAKNSWKNEQRSQA; translated from the coding sequence ATGCTCAAACTGGCCAAGATGGATCAAGGTCTCAAGGGATTTCCTTTCACACGAGCCCTTCGGACGATAGAGAACAAGAGTGATCCGTGCGGTGGGAGGTACATCTACGTCCATGATCTTCCTTCGAGGTTCAATACCGACATGCTCACCGATTGTAGAAAGTTGAGCCTTTGGACCAATATGTGCAAGTTCACAAGTAATGTCGGTATGGGACCTCCACTAGAGGATGCTGATGGAGTTTTCTCGAATACAGGATGGTATGCTACTAATCAATTTGCAGTCGATGTGATCTTCAACAACCGAATGAAACAGTATGATTGCTTGACAAAAGATTCATCCATTGCCGCTGCTGTTTTTGTGCCTTTCTATGCTGGGTTCGACATAGCTCGATATCTTTGGGGATACAATATATCAGTCAGGGATGCTGCATCACTTGAATTGGTTGATTGGCTCATGAAGAGGCCTGAGTGGAGTGTGATGGGGGGTAGAGACCATTTCTTGGTGGCTGGGAGGATCACTTGGGATTTTAGAAGATTGACTGATAATGAAACCAATTGGGGGAACAAACTTTTGTTCTTGCCAGCCACAAGAAACATGTCGATGCTAGTAGTGGAGGCAAGCCCATGGAATGCTAATGATTTTGGGATACCATATCCTACTTACTTTCACCCGGCGAAGGATGCTGATGTTTTCATTTGGCAGGACAGGATGAGGAAATTGAAGCGGAAGTATCTCTTTTCATTTGCCGGTGCACCACGTCCCGACAATCCAGAGTCAATTAGAGGCCAGATCATAGACCAGTGCAGAAATTCCAAGATCTGTAAATTGTTGGAGTGTGACCTTGGGGAGAGCAAGTGTCACTCTCCAAGCAGCATAATGAAGATGTTCCAGAGTTCTTTGTTTTGCTTACAACCTCAGGGAGATTCTTATACAAGGAGATCGGCTTTCGACTCAATGTTAGCTGGCTGCATACCTGTTTTCTTCCATCCTGGATCTGCATATATACAATATATATGGCATCTCCCAAGAAACTACTCAACTTATTCTGTATTTATCCCCGAGGACGACATTAGAAAGAGGAATGTCAGCATTGAAGAGAGGTTAAAGCAAATCTCCCCGGACATCATCAAACAAATGCGAGAAACAGTTATAGGTCTTATTCCGAAGTTGATTTACGCCGACCCTAGATCTAAAATGGAGACTCTAAAGGATGCCTTTGATGTGTCTGTACAAGCAGTCATTGACAGAGTTACAAAACTGAGAAAGGACATGATTGAAGGCCGAGAAGATAAGGAGTTCATCGAAGAGAACAGCTGGAAGTATGCTTTGTTAGAGGGTGGGCAGAGAACAGTTGGGGCACATGAATGGGATCCTTTCTTTTCTAAGCTGAAGGACACTAATGGAGATTCAGCTTCTTCATCTGCTGAAGCTGCCAAGAATTCCTGGAAGAATGAACAAAGAAGTCAGGCTTGA
- the LOC122017547 gene encoding WD repeat-containing protein LWD1-like: MGARGDAEVRERRPTPDLGSSEGDGDGDEDLQKQQRSEIYTYDAPWHIYAMNWSVRRDKRYRLAIGSLLEGYGNRMEIVQLDEASGEIRSDPALCIEHPFPPTKTMFVPDRECLRPDLLATSADFLRIWRVADDSSRIELRSLLNGNRNSEFCGPLTSFDWNEAEPRRIGTSSIDTTCTVWDIDREAVDTQLIAHDKEVYDIAWGGVGVFASVSADGSVRVFDLRDKEHSTIIYESADPPGTPLVRLGWNKQDPRYMATIIMDSAKVVVLDIRFPTFPVVELHRHQASVNAIAWAPHSSCHICTAGDDSQALIWDLSSMGGDHGNVQKSMAAASAEGGLDPILAYTAGAEIEQLQWSSSQPDWVAIAYSTKLQILRV, from the coding sequence ATGGGAGCGAGAGGAGATGCCGAGGTCCGGGAACGACGGCCCACTCCTGATCTTGGATCCTCGGagggcgacggcgacggcgacgagGACCTGCAGAAGCAGCAGCGCTCGGAGATCTACACCTACGATGCGCCTTGGCACATCTATGCCATGAACTGGAGCGTCCGCCGAGACAAGCGCTACCGCCTCGCCATCGGTAGCCTCCTCGAGGGCTACGGCAACCGGATGGAGATCGTGCAGCTGGACGAGGCTTCCGGAGAGATCCGCTCTGACCCGGCCCTCTGCATCGAGCATCCATTCCCTCCCACCAAAACCATGTTCGTTCCCGACCGCGAGTGCCTCCGTCCGGACCTCCTCGCTACCTCTGCGGACTTCCTCCGCATCTGGCGCGTCGCCGATGACTCCTCCCGAATTGAGCTCCGCTCGCTTCTTAACGGCAACCGTAACTCTGAGTTTTGCGGTCCACTGACTTCCTTCGATTGGAACGAGGCCGAGCCCCGCCGCATAGGAACCTCCTCCATCGACACCACGTGTACTGTCTGGGACATCGACCGCGAGGCAGTCGACACCCAGCTCATCGCCCACGACAAGGAGGTCTACGACATCGCCTGGGGCGGCGTCGGCGTCTTTGCCTCCGTCTCCGCCGACGGGTCCGTCCGCGTCTTCGACCTCCGCGACAAGGAGCACTCCACCATCATATATGAGTCCGCCGATCCTCCTGGCACGCCGCTCGTCCGCCTCGGGTGGAACAAGCAGGATCCCCGCTACATGGCCACCATCATAATGGATAGCGCCAAGGTCGTCGTCCTCGACATCCGCTTCCCTACCTTCCCCGTCGTCGAGCTCCACCGCCACCAGGCCAGCGTCAATGCAATCGCCTGGGCGCCCCATTCCTCCTGCCATATCTGCACCGCTGGTGATGACTCCCAGGCTCTGATATGGGACCTCTCGTCCATGGGCGGTGACCATGGCAACGTCCAGAAGTCTATGGCAGCCGCTTCTGCTGAGGGTGGCCTCGATCCCATACTTGCCTACACTGCCGGAGCAGAGATCGAGCAGCTGCAGTGGTCTTCCTCCCAGCCCGACTGGGTTGCCATTGCCTACTCCACTAAGCTTCAGATTCTGAGAGTTTAA
- the LOC122013583 gene encoding uncharacterized protein LOC122013583, which yields MKGCIRQIEHLNPSGASEQDILTRAKMLFAEDPKYTKGFKFDHVWNILKDIEKFGTNTMNTASMKSRQQNANADSSEQQFFEEAFHTPSSPCVFAFDLNITDSDSGATSNKRPLGVKKAKMKKKNDEQIAKVININAQLVEAMNASTAATAKMTDTMLYKEETKILFKDLNSISNPMMREYIRNEQIRIMQKRMQVQGSHSVAHQGEGSQTSQIQGEGSQLNQY from the exons ATGAAAGGTTGCATTCGACAAATCGAACATCTGAATCCTAGTGGAGCATCGGAACAAGATATT TTAACTCGTGCCAAAATGTTATTTGCAGAAGACCCAAAATACACAAAGGGTTTCAAATTTGACCATGTCTGGAATATTCTCAAAGACATTGAAAAATTTGGTACTAACACTATGAATACTGCATCAATGAAATCACGACAACAAAATGCTAATGCTGATTCATCTGAACAACAATTCTTTGAGGAGGCATTTCATACACCTTCATCTCCTTGTGTGTTTGCTTTTGATCTTAATATCACTGATTCAGATAGCGGTGCTACTTCTAATAAACGACCTCTAGGGGTGAAAAAagcaaaaatgaagaaaaagaatgaTGAACAAATTGCAAAGGTAATTAATATTAATGCTCAACTTGTTGAGGCAATGAATGCAAGTACTGCTGCTACTGCAAAAATGACAGATACTATGCTTTACAAAGAAGAAACcaaaattttattcaaagatTTGAACTCGATCTCTAACCCGATGATGCGTGAATATATTCGCAATGAGCAAATTAGAATTATGCAAAAGAGAATGCAAGTACAAGGATCTCATTCAGTTGCACATCAAGGAGAAGGATCTCAAACATCACAGATACAGGGAGAAGGATCACAACTTAATCAATATTAA